The Pseudomonas triclosanedens genome has a window encoding:
- the rplQ gene encoding 50S ribosomal protein L17: MRHRKSGRHLSRTSAHRKAMFQNMAVSLFEHELIKTTLPKAKELRRVAEPLITLAKVDSVANRRLAFDRTRSKEAVGKLFNELGKRYANRPGGYLRILKCGFRAGDNAPMAYVELVDRAVGGAVEAAE, from the coding sequence ATGCGCCATCGTAAAAGTGGTCGTCACCTGAGCCGCACCAGCGCGCACCGCAAGGCTATGTTCCAGAACATGGCTGTGTCGCTCTTCGAACACGAACTGATTAAAACCACCCTGCCCAAGGCCAAGGAACTGCGTCGCGTTGCCGAGCCGCTGATCACCCTGGCTAAAGTGGATAGTGTTGCCAACCGTCGTCTGGCTTTCGACCGCACTCGTTCGAAAGAAGCTGTAGGCAAGCTGTTCAACGAACTGGGCAAGCGCTACGCCAACCGTCCGGGCGGCTACCTGCGCATCCTGAAGTGCGGTTTCCGTGCCGGCGACAACGCTCCTATGGCGTACGTCGAGCTGGTAGACCGTGCTGTTGGCGGTGCTGTTGAAGCTGCCGAGTAA
- the katA gene encoding catalase KatA yields the protein MSDKTRLTTAAGAPVADNQNVQTAGPRGPMLLQDVWFLEKLAHFDREVIPERRMHAKGSAAYGTFTVTHDITRYTRAKLFSEIGKKTDLFLRFSTVAGERGAADAERDIRGFALKFYTEEGNWDLVGNNTPVFYFRDPLKFPDLNHVVKRDPRTNLRNATLKWDFFSHLPEALHQLTIDFSDRGLPRSYRHVHGFGSHTFSFINASNERFWVKFHFKTQQGIENLSNEEAAKLVGADRESSQRDLYDAIERGDFPRWTMYVQIMPEKDASTYRYNPFDLTKVWPHGDYPLIEVGYFELNRNPANYFAEVEQSAFSPANIVPGIGFSPDRMLQGRLFSYGDAHRYRLGVNHHQIPVNAARNNPRIYHRDGAMRVDGNNSDMTVTYEPNSFSQWQEQPDYSEPPLTLEGTADHWNHRVDDDYYSQPAALFRLFDVAQRQRLFENIAGDMAGVPEAIQRRQLALFFKIDPAYGEGVAKALGLKLG from the coding sequence ATGAGCGACAAAACCCGCCTGACGACCGCTGCTGGAGCGCCGGTCGCTGACAACCAGAATGTGCAGACTGCCGGGCCGCGAGGCCCCATGTTGCTGCAGGATGTCTGGTTCCTAGAGAAGCTCGCGCACTTCGACCGCGAAGTGATTCCGGAACGTCGTATGCACGCCAAGGGCTCCGCTGCCTACGGCACCTTCACGGTGACTCACGACATCACTCGCTACACGCGCGCCAAGCTCTTCTCCGAAATTGGCAAGAAGACCGATCTATTCCTGCGCTTCTCCACGGTCGCGGGCGAGCGAGGTGCCGCTGACGCTGAGCGGGATATCCGCGGTTTCGCGCTGAAGTTCTACACCGAAGAAGGCAATTGGGACCTGGTCGGCAACAATACGCCGGTCTTCTACTTCCGCGACCCGCTGAAGTTCCCGGATCTGAACCACGTCGTGAAGCGCGACCCACGCACTAACCTGCGCAATGCCACCCTGAAGTGGGACTTCTTCTCCCACCTTCCCGAGGCGCTGCACCAGTTGACCATCGACTTCAGCGATCGCGGTCTGCCGCGCAGCTATCGGCATGTCCACGGCTTCGGTAGTCACACCTTCAGCTTCATCAATGCCAGCAACGAACGCTTCTGGGTCAAGTTCCACTTCAAGACCCAGCAGGGAATCGAGAACCTGAGCAATGAGGAAGCTGCCAAATTGGTCGGTGCCGACCGAGAAAGCTCACAGCGCGATCTGTACGATGCCATCGAGCGCGGCGATTTCCCGCGCTGGACGATGTATGTGCAGATCATGCCGGAGAAGGACGCGTCTACCTACCGCTATAACCCGTTCGACCTGACCAAGGTTTGGCCACATGGTGACTACCCGCTGATCGAGGTGGGCTATTTCGAGCTCAATCGCAACCCGGCGAACTACTTTGCGGAAGTCGAACAGTCGGCTTTCAGTCCGGCTAACATCGTTCCCGGTATTGGGTTCTCGCCTGACCGTATGCTTCAGGGCCGCTTGTTCTCCTACGGTGACGCGCACCGCTATCGCCTGGGGGTGAACCACCACCAGATCCCGGTGAACGCCGCACGCAACAATCCGCGTATCTACCATCGCGACGGCGCCATGCGGGTCGACGGCAACAACAGCGACATGACGGTCACATACGAGCCCAACAGCTTCAGCCAATGGCAGGAGCAGCCGGACTATTCCGAGCCACCGCTGACCCTGGAGGGCACTGCCGACCACTGGAACCATCGTGTCGACGATGATTACTACAGCCAGCCAGCCGCTCTGTTCCGGTTGTTCGACGTCGCTCAGCGGCAGCGTCTGTTCGAGAATATCGCTGGCGACATGGCAGGCGTGCCAGAGGCGATACAGCGTCGCCAGCTTGCGCTGTTCTTCAAGATCGACCCGGCCTACGGCGAAGGCGTTGCCAAGGCGCTGGGCCTGAAGCTCGGCTAA
- the bfr gene encoding bacterioferritin, with protein sequence MQGHAEVIDYLNTLLTGELAARDQYFIHSRMYEDWGFTKLYERLNHEMEEETQHADALLRRILLLEGTPRMRPDDIHPGKTVPEMLEADLKLERHVRAALAKGIALCEQHKDFVTRDILRVQLTDTEEDHAYWLEQQLGLIKKVGLENYLQSQI encoded by the coding sequence ATGCAAGGCCACGCTGAGGTTATCGACTATCTGAACACGCTGCTGACCGGCGAACTCGCCGCACGTGATCAGTACTTCATCCACTCGCGCATGTATGAAGACTGGGGTTTCACCAAGCTCTACGAGCGCCTCAACCACGAGATGGAAGAGGAGACCCAGCACGCCGACGCCCTGCTGCGCCGCATCCTGCTGCTCGAAGGCACCCCGCGAATGCGCCCGGACGACATCCACCCGGGCAAAACCGTACCGGAGATGCTCGAAGCGGACCTCAAGCTTGAACGCCATGTCCGCGCGGCGCTGGCCAAGGGCATCGCCCTGTGCGAGCAGCATAAGGACTTTGTCACTCGCGACATCCTTCGCGTGCAACTGACCGACACCGAGGAAGACCACGCCTACTGGCTGGAGCAGCAGCTCGGCCTGATCAAGAAGGTGGGGTTGGAGAATTACCTGCAGTCGCAGATCTAA
- the uvrA gene encoding excinuclease ABC subunit UvrA: MDKILIRGARTHNLKNIDLTLPRDKLIVITGLSGSGKSSLAFDTLYAEGQRRYVESLSAYARQFLSMMEKPDVDTIEGLSPAISIEQKSTSHNPRSTVGTITEIYDYLRLLYARVGIPRCPDHDIPLEAQTVSQMVDQVLALPEGRKLMLLAPVIRERKGEHLAVFEEMRAQGFVRARVDGKLYELDEVPKLDKKLKHSIDIVVDRFKVRADLQQRLAESFETAINLADGIALVAPMDDEEGEEMIFSARFACPVCGHSISELEPKLFSFNNPAGACPTCDGLGVKQFFDARRVVNGELTLAEGAIRGWDRRNVYYFQMLGSLAGHFGFSLEEPFQELDPEHQKFILNGSGRENVEFRYLNDRGDIVKRAHPFEGILPNLERRYRETESATVREELAKFLSTQPCPDCHGTRLRREARHVWVGDKTLPAITAMPVGTACEYAEGLTLTGRRGEIASKILKEIRERLQFLVNVGLDYLTLDRSADTLSGGEAQRIRLASQIGAGLVGVMYILDEPSIGLHQRDNERLLGTLTHLRNLGNTVIVVEHDEDAIRLADYVVDIGPGAGVHGGQIVAEGTPQQVMDHPDSVTGAYLSGRTKIVVPAQRTPRNKKQLLKLKGARGNNLQNVNLEIPVGLFTCVTGVSGSGKSTLINNTLFPITATALNGATTLEVAPYDSFDGLQHLDKVVDIDQSPIGRTPRSNPATYTGLFTPIRELFAGVPEARSRGYGPGRFSFNVKGGRCEACQGDGVIKVEMHFLPDIYVPCDVCKGKRYNRETLEVRYKGKSITEVLDMTIEDARAFFDAVPAIARKLQTLMDVGLSYIKLGQSATTLSGGEAQRVKLSRELSKRDTGKTLYILDEPTTGLHFADIQQLLDVLHRLRDHGNTVVVIEHNLDVIKTADWLVDLGPEGGSKGGQIIATGTPEQVAELEVSHTGHFLKPLLERDRA; this comes from the coding sequence GTGGACAAGATCCTCATCCGTGGGGCACGTACCCACAACCTGAAGAACATCGACCTGACCCTGCCCCGCGACAAGCTGATCGTGATCACCGGCCTGTCCGGCTCCGGCAAGTCGTCCCTGGCCTTCGACACGCTCTACGCCGAAGGCCAGCGTCGCTATGTGGAATCCCTGTCGGCCTACGCCCGGCAGTTCCTCTCGATGATGGAAAAGCCCGACGTCGACACCATCGAAGGTCTGTCGCCGGCGATTTCCATCGAGCAGAAGTCCACCTCGCACAATCCCCGCTCCACCGTGGGCACCATCACCGAGATCTACGATTACCTGCGCCTGCTCTATGCGCGCGTCGGCATCCCTCGCTGCCCGGATCACGACATCCCGCTGGAAGCACAGACGGTCAGCCAGATGGTCGACCAGGTGCTGGCGCTGCCCGAAGGCCGCAAGCTGATGCTGCTGGCTCCGGTGATCCGCGAGCGCAAAGGTGAGCATCTGGCCGTGTTCGAGGAAATGCGCGCCCAGGGCTTCGTTCGCGCCCGCGTCGACGGCAAGCTCTACGAGCTGGACGAAGTGCCCAAGCTGGACAAGAAGCTCAAGCACTCCATCGACATCGTGGTCGACCGTTTCAAGGTGCGCGCCGATCTACAGCAGCGCCTGGCGGAATCGTTCGAGACGGCGATCAATCTGGCCGACGGCATCGCCCTGGTCGCTCCGATGGACGATGAGGAAGGCGAAGAGATGATCTTCTCCGCTCGCTTCGCCTGCCCGGTCTGCGGCCACTCGATCAGCGAGCTGGAACCCAAGCTGTTCTCCTTCAACAACCCGGCCGGCGCCTGCCCGACCTGCGATGGCCTGGGCGTGAAGCAGTTCTTCGACGCACGCAGGGTGGTCAACGGCGAACTGACGCTTGCCGAGGGGGCGATCCGCGGCTGGGACCGGCGCAACGTCTACTACTTCCAGATGCTCGGCTCGCTCGCCGGGCACTTCGGTTTCAGCCTGGAGGAGCCGTTCCAGGAACTCGACCCGGAGCACCAGAAGTTCATCCTCAACGGCTCGGGCCGCGAGAACGTCGAGTTCCGCTACCTCAACGACCGTGGCGATATCGTCAAGCGCGCGCACCCCTTCGAGGGCATCCTGCCGAACCTGGAGCGCCGTTACCGCGAGACTGAGTCGGCCACCGTGCGCGAGGAACTGGCCAAGTTCCTCAGCACCCAGCCCTGCCCGGACTGCCACGGCACCCGCCTGCGCCGCGAAGCACGCCATGTGTGGGTGGGCGACAAGACGCTGCCGGCGATCACCGCGATGCCGGTGGGCACGGCCTGCGAGTATGCCGAGGGGCTGACCCTGACGGGCCGGCGTGGCGAGATCGCATCGAAGATCCTCAAGGAAATCCGCGAGCGCCTGCAGTTCCTGGTGAACGTGGGCCTCGACTATCTGACCCTGGACCGCAGCGCCGATACCCTGTCCGGCGGCGAGGCCCAGCGTATCCGCCTGGCCAGCCAGATCGGCGCGGGCCTCGTGGGCGTGATGTACATCCTCGACGAACCGTCCATCGGCCTGCACCAACGCGACAACGAGCGCCTGCTGGGCACCCTCACCCACCTGCGTAACCTGGGCAACACGGTGATCGTGGTCGAACACGACGAGGACGCCATCCGCCTGGCGGACTATGTGGTCGACATCGGCCCCGGTGCAGGTGTGCATGGCGGCCAGATCGTCGCCGAGGGCACGCCGCAGCAGGTGATGGACCACCCGGACTCGGTTACCGGCGCCTACCTGTCTGGCCGCACCAAGATCGTTGTGCCGGCCCAACGTACGCCGCGCAACAAGAAACAGTTGCTCAAGCTCAAGGGCGCGCGCGGCAACAACCTACAGAACGTCAACCTGGAAATCCCGGTCGGCCTGTTCACCTGCGTCACCGGGGTATCCGGCTCGGGCAAGTCGACGCTGATCAACAACACGCTGTTCCCGATTACCGCCACGGCGCTCAACGGCGCTACCACCCTGGAAGTTGCGCCCTACGACTCGTTCGACGGCCTGCAACACCTGGACAAGGTGGTGGACATCGACCAGAGTCCGATCGGTCGCACGCCGCGCTCCAACCCGGCGACCTACACCGGTCTGTTCACGCCTATTCGCGAGCTGTTCGCCGGCGTGCCGGAGGCCCGCTCGCGTGGTTATGGCCCGGGGCGCTTCTCGTTCAACGTGAAGGGCGGCCGCTGCGAGGCCTGCCAGGGCGACGGCGTGATCAAGGTGGAGATGCACTTCCTGCCGGACATCTACGTCCCCTGTGATGTCTGCAAGGGCAAGCGCTACAACCGCGAGACCCTGGAAGTCCGCTACAAGGGCAAGAGCATCACCGAGGTGCTCGATATGACCATCGAGGACGCTCGCGCGTTCTTCGACGCCGTGCCGGCCATTGCCCGCAAGCTACAGACGCTGATGGATGTCGGCTTGTCGTACATCAAGCTCGGCCAGAGCGCGACCACACTGTCCGGCGGTGAGGCGCAGAGGGTGAAGCTGTCCCGCGAGCTGTCCAAGCGTGATACCGGCAAGACGCTGTACATCCTCGACGAACCGACCACCGGCCTACACTTCGCGGATATCCAGCAACTGCTCGATGTACTGCATCGCCTGCGCGACCACGGCAATACCGTCGTGGTGATCGAGCACAATCTGGATGTGATCAAGACCGCCGACTGGCTGGTGGATCTCGGCCCCGAGGGCGGCTCCAAGGGCGGGCAGATCATCGCCACCGGTACACCGGAGCAGGTCGCGGAACTGGAGGTGTCACATACCGGGCATTTCCTCAAGCCGCTGCTGGAGCGAGACCGGGCCTGA
- a CDS encoding MFS transporter, translated as MHDSHTERMSGTETRAAAGLSLVFAFRMLGMFMVLPVLATYGQDLAGSTPALIGLAIGAYGLTQAILQIPLGTLSDRIGRRPIIVVGLLVFAAGAALAANADSIWGIIAGRVLQGAGAISAAVMAMLSDLTREQHRTKAMAMIGMSIGVSFAVAMVAGPVLTHWFGLHGLFWFTAGMALVGMLIILFVVPTPDHRMQHRESSVARQSLIPTLKNGELLRLDAGILVLHAILMASFVALPLALVERAGLPKEQHWWVYLTALLVGFFGMVPFIIYAEKKRQMKRVLSGAVATLMLCELYFWFFGNGLKELVFGIIVYFTAFNLLEASLPSLVSKVSPAGGKGTAMGVYSTSQFLGAAIGGILGGWMFQHGGLNGVFIGCAALAAIWLAIAVTMREPPYVTSIRLPLSDEALRDASLAERFKALPGVSDVMVVAEEAAAYVKVDSQQVDRMSLERLAGAEPATC; from the coding sequence ATGCACGATTCCCACACTGAGCGCATGAGCGGCACCGAAACCCGCGCGGCCGCCGGCCTGTCCCTGGTATTCGCGTTCCGCATGCTCGGCATGTTCATGGTCCTGCCGGTCCTGGCGACCTACGGCCAGGACCTCGCCGGTTCGACGCCGGCGCTGATCGGCCTTGCCATCGGTGCCTACGGCCTGACTCAGGCGATCCTGCAGATTCCGCTGGGCACGCTGTCCGACCGCATCGGTCGCCGCCCGATCATCGTCGTCGGCCTGCTGGTGTTTGCCGCTGGCGCCGCGCTGGCAGCCAATGCCGACTCCATCTGGGGCATTATCGCCGGCCGCGTGCTGCAAGGCGCCGGTGCGATTTCCGCCGCCGTGATGGCCATGCTCTCGGACCTCACCCGTGAACAGCATCGCACCAAGGCAATGGCGATGATTGGCATGAGCATCGGCGTTTCCTTCGCCGTGGCGATGGTCGCCGGCCCGGTGCTGACTCACTGGTTCGGCCTGCACGGGCTGTTCTGGTTCACCGCTGGCATGGCCCTGGTCGGCATGCTGATCATCCTGTTCGTCGTGCCGACGCCGGATCACCGCATGCAGCATCGTGAATCCAGCGTGGCCAGGCAGTCACTCATTCCGACACTGAAGAATGGGGAACTGCTGCGCCTGGACGCTGGCATCCTTGTCCTGCATGCCATCCTCATGGCCAGCTTCGTCGCCCTGCCGCTGGCGCTGGTCGAGCGCGCCGGGCTGCCCAAGGAACAGCATTGGTGGGTCTACCTGACCGCGCTGCTGGTCGGCTTCTTCGGCATGGTGCCGTTCATCATCTACGCCGAGAAGAAGCGCCAGATGAAGCGCGTGTTGAGCGGGGCGGTGGCGACCCTGATGCTCTGCGAACTGTACTTCTGGTTCTTCGGCAACGGCCTGAAGGAACTGGTGTTCGGCATCATCGTCTACTTCACCGCGTTCAACCTGCTGGAGGCCTCGCTGCCATCGCTGGTGAGCAAGGTGTCGCCCGCTGGCGGCAAGGGCACGGCGATGGGCGTGTACTCCACCAGCCAGTTCCTCGGTGCCGCGATTGGCGGCATCCTGGGCGGCTGGATGTTCCAGCATGGTGGGTTGAATGGGGTGTTCATCGGCTGCGCGGCGCTGGCTGCCATCTGGCTGGCGATTGCTGTTACCATGCGTGAACCGCCGTATGTAACGAGTATTCGCCTGCCTCTGTCCGATGAGGCGCTGCGCGATGCTTCGTTGGCCGAGCGTTTCAAGGCATTGCCCGGTGTGAGCGATGTGATGGTGGTCGCCGAAGAGGCTGCTGCTTATGTCAAAGTAGATTCCCAACAAGTGGATCGCATGTCCCTCGAGCGCCTGGCCGGTGCCGAGCCG